The sequence ATTTTAGCAACCTTTGCAATGATATCATATATGCAAGGTCGTGAAGATATTGTTTTGATTTCAATATTACTTTTAGCAGCTGTAATTGGCTTTTTATTTCATAATTTCTATCCAGCAAGTATTTTTATGGGTGATACAGGCTCACTATTTATAGGATATATGATAGCAACCTTATCATTATTAGGTTTTAAATCATCAGCATTCTTAACACTTGGACCGGCAATTTTTATTTTAGCTATTCCAATATTAGATACTTTTCTTTCAATTATCAGAAGAAAAATAAAAGGAGTTGCAATTATGGCTCCTGATAAAGAACACTTACATCACACTTTGATGTATAAATTAAACCTTTCACAAGTAAAGACAGTTATGGTTATATATGGTGTTACTTTTTACTTTTCACAAGTATCATTTGCCTATTTAATTGACAAGAAAATAGCATTTTATATGTTAATTATAGCATTTATAGTAATTGAATTATTTATTGAAAAGACGGGTATGATATCAAAAAAATATCGACCAATTTTAAATATATATGATTTTGTTAAAAGTTTGTTTATAAAGGAGAGTAAG comes from Bacilli bacterium PM5-9 and encodes:
- a CDS encoding UDP-N-acetylmuramyl pentapeptide phosphotransferase/UDP-N-acetylglucosamine-1-phosphate transferase (product_source=COG0472; cog=COG0472; pfam=PF00953; transmembrane_helix_parts=Outside_1_4,TMhelix_5_24,Inside_25_48,TMhelix_49_66,Outside_67_69,TMhelix_70_87,Inside_88_93,TMhelix_94_116,Outside_117_130,TMhelix_131_153,Inside_154_159,TMhelix_160_179,Outside_180_182,TMhelix_183_205,Inside_206_211,TMhelix_212_229,Outside_230_233,TMhelix_234_256,Inside_257_288,TMhelix_289_308,Outside_309_311,TMhelix_312_329,Inside_330_357), which gives rise to MELSYILGFFLVYAISFILTPIAAKVSMKLYIVAWPGERHIHKKITPRMGGLAIYSAFLIGCMLFVKGDQQIMALLLGGFVIGVCGVMDDLTELSAKVKLAFQIVATLIVVFYGQIRIDHINIPGGFVIDFGALSTIITILWIIGITNAVNLIDGMDGLCAGVSSIILATFAMISYMQGREDIVLISILLLAAVIGFLFHNFYPASIFMGDTGSLFIGYMIATLSLLGFKSSAFLTLGPAIFILAIPILDTFLSIIRRKIKGVAIMAPDKEHLHHTLMYKLNLSQVKTVMVIYGVTFYFSQVSFAYLIDKKIAFYMLIIAFIVIELFIEKTGMISKKYRPILNIYDFVKSLFIKESK